In Methanococcus maripaludis, a single window of DNA contains:
- a CDS encoding ZIP family metal transporter, translating into MMPLTSYHPVFLALVATLFTWLVTALGASLVYFTKTVNRKLLDISLGFAAGIMIAASFWSLLAPAIELSNSMDNLTWFPASFGFLIGAFFLAGIDKIVPHLHMGQPLKEAEGPKTTWHKNRLLLLAVTIHNIPEGLAVGIAFGALALNMSADSLMAAIVLALGIGIQNFPEGIAVSFPLRGEGLSKNKSFFYGQLSAIVEPIAGVLGAFLITIFTPILPYALSFAAGAMMFVVIEDIIPECQREGNIDSAAIAAILGFIVMMILDVALG; encoded by the coding sequence ATGATGCCGTTAACTTCGTATCATCCGGTATTTCTTGCGTTAGTGGCAACCCTATTTACTTGGTTAGTGACTGCACTTGGGGCATCTTTAGTATATTTTACAAAAACTGTTAATCGAAAATTGCTTGATATTTCACTAGGGTTTGCCGCAGGAATTATGATTGCCGCAAGTTTTTGGTCGTTACTTGCCCCAGCAATTGAACTTTCGAATAGTATGGATAATTTAACATGGTTTCCTGCAAGTTTTGGTTTTTTAATTGGTGCATTTTTCCTTGCAGGAATTGATAAAATAGTTCCGCATCTTCATATGGGTCAGCCATTAAAAGAAGCAGAAGGTCCCAAAACAACATGGCATAAAAATCGACTTCTTTTATTGGCTGTAACAATCCATAATATTCCAGAAGGGCTTGCTGTGGGAATTGCATTTGGTGCACTTGCTTTAAACATGTCTGCGGATTCTTTAATGGCGGCAATTGTTCTTGCACTAGGTATAGGAATCCAAAATTTTCCAGAAGGAATTGCAGTTAGTTTTCCTTTAAGGGGGGAGGGACTATCGAAAAATAAAAGTTTTTTTTATGGACAACTCTCTGCAATTGTTGAACCTATTGCCGGTGTTTTAGGGGCTTTTTTAATTACTATTTTTACCCCAATACTCCCCTATGCACTAAGTTTCGCTGCTGGAGCAATGATGTTTGTAGTAATTGAAGATATAATTCCAGAATGTCAAAGGGAAGGAAACATCGACAGCGCTGCAATAGCTGCAATTCTTGGTTTCATAGTTATGATGATTTTGGATGTGGCTTTGGGATAA
- the dps gene encoding DNA protection during starvation protein, with the protein MAKVSREMVENSGINVDELVELLVKNAAAELTTFYYYTILRVNLIGLEGEGLKEIAETARIEDRNHFEALVPRIYELGGALPKNMKDFHDISGCPPAYLPDNIKDVNSMIKVLLQAEQCAVKQYTKICNMTAGKDHRTYDLALAILNEEIQHESWFSEFLGEGPSGHFLRTGKTSPFVSKFLE; encoded by the coding sequence ATGGCAAAAGTGTCTCGTGAAATGGTAGAAAATTCGGGCATTAATGTAGACGAACTAGTTGAACTCCTGGTTAAAAACGCTGCTGCTGAATTAACTACCTTTTACTATTATACAATATTAAGAGTTAATTTAATTGGATTAGAGGGTGAAGGCCTTAAGGAAATTGCAGAAACTGCTAGAATAGAAGATAGAAACCATTTTGAAGCGCTTGTTCCAAGAATATATGAATTAGGAGGGGCCCTACCAAAAAATATGAAAGATTTCCACGATATATCCGGATGCCCACCTGCATACCTGCCAGATAATATTAAAGATGTTAATAGCATGATCAAAGTTTTATTGCAGGCAGAACAGTGTGCGGTCAAGCAGTACACAAAAATTTGTAACATGACTGCAGGAAAAGATCACAGAACGTATGACTTGGCTCTTGCAATATTAAATGAAGAAATTCAGCATGAATCCTGGTTTTCAGAATTTTTAGGCGAAGGGCCGTCAGGACACTTCCTTAGAACGGGAAAAACGTCTCCATTTGTATCTAAATTTTTAGAATAA
- a CDS encoding EF-Tu/IF-2/RF-3 family GTPase, which produces MKDVTIGLFGDFADAGKNIAKKGTSTDITLYNHKNGDDSAVFVEPTRYPERIQPLIYTINMMDYALVFIDEIKPEIGETLLALDLFGVERGFLVVGEYIDIEQLKGIISNTSMKNFEILEKDYIQIREKMISIPEVEKSGEFVKIPIDHFFSVRSVGTVILGKVDKGTVSVHDNLRIYPTNNKAMVKSIQVHDRDVKEAKTNSRVGLSLKGISTEDLDRGMILSNGELNVSDVIELEMKWNPYMNKEVAVGEGYQIIVGLQTVSCKIEEKNGNKLKLKLLKPVAFEKGDKFIMLDGSAKIRIIGISKYE; this is translated from the coding sequence ATGAAAGATGTTACAATTGGGCTATTTGGTGACTTTGCGGATGCTGGGAAAAACATCGCAAAAAAAGGAACTTCAACAGATATTACACTTTACAATCACAAAAATGGCGATGATTCAGCAGTATTTGTCGAACCTACAAGGTACCCAGAAAGAATCCAGCCATTAATATATACTATAAACATGATGGACTATGCACTCGTATTTATTGACGAAATAAAACCTGAAATCGGTGAAACACTCCTAGCTCTCGATTTATTCGGTGTTGAAAGAGGATTTTTAGTAGTTGGCGAATACATTGACATTGAACAGTTGAAAGGAATTATCTCAAATACCTCAATGAAAAACTTCGAAATTTTGGAAAAAGACTACATACAAATCAGAGAAAAAATGATTTCAATTCCAGAAGTTGAAAAAAGTGGCGAATTTGTAAAAATACCAATAGACCACTTCTTTTCAGTAAGGAGTGTTGGTACAGTAATTCTCGGAAAAGTAGACAAAGGAACTGTTTCTGTGCATGATAACTTAAGGATATACCCGACAAACAACAAAGCAATGGTAAAAAGTATTCAGGTACACGATAGGGACGTAAAAGAAGCTAAAACTAATTCAAGAGTTGGACTTTCATTGAAAGGAATCAGCACTGAAGACTTGGATAGGGGAATGATTCTTTCAAACGGCGAATTGAATGTTTCTGATGTAATTGAACTTGAAATGAAATGGAACCCGTACATGAATAAAGAAGTTGCTGTTGGTGAAGGATACCAAATTATCGTTGGACTTCAAACTGTAAGCTGTAAAATTGAAGAGAAAAACGGAAATAAATTAAAATTAAAGCTGTTAAAACCTGTTGCATTTGAAAAAGGAGATAAATTTATAATGTTAGATGGAAGTGCAAAAATTAGGATTATTGGAATTTCAAAATACGAATAA
- a CDS encoding aspartate dehydrogenase — MLKIGVVGCGAIASLITKALMSDRLNKAEVLAFYDGNLEKAEKLAMETGADFCRSLDELVSKDLDLIVECASVTAVEDTVIKSLNNDKDVIVMSVGAFADKDLFLKLYKLAEKLGRKIYIPSGAIAGIDAVKSGSLGKISEVTLTTTKPVHGLKSALEEQGLNTDDIMDPKVVFEGTVFEAISKFPQNINVSVVLSLASKYPAKVKIIADPNLMVNRHEILVKGSIGTIKTCVENNPCKDNPKTSALAAYSAIQLIKDLSEPVRIGT; from the coding sequence ATGTTGAAAATAGGTGTAGTGGGTTGTGGAGCAATTGCTTCACTAATCACCAAGGCTTTAATGTCAGACAGACTTAACAAGGCAGAAGTTTTGGCTTTTTACGATGGGAACTTGGAAAAAGCAGAAAAACTTGCGATGGAAACAGGAGCTGATTTTTGCAGATCTCTCGATGAACTGGTTTCAAAAGATCTTGATTTGATTGTAGAATGTGCTTCAGTAACTGCAGTTGAAGATACAGTTATAAAATCACTAAATAATGACAAAGATGTTATAGTGATGAGTGTAGGCGCATTTGCAGACAAAGATCTATTTTTAAAGCTTTATAAACTTGCAGAAAAACTTGGAAGAAAGATATACATACCTTCAGGTGCAATTGCAGGAATAGATGCTGTAAAATCTGGGTCACTTGGTAAAATTTCAGAAGTTACGTTAACTACAACAAAACCTGTTCACGGCTTAAAAAGTGCTCTCGAAGAACAGGGATTAAATACTGATGATATAATGGATCCAAAAGTGGTTTTTGAAGGAACCGTTTTCGAAGCAATTTCGAAATTTCCACAAAATATCAATGTTTCTGTCGTTTTATCTCTTGCATCAAAGTACCCTGCAAAAGTAAAAATCATTGCAGATCCTAATTTAATGGTAAATCGGCATGAAATTTTGGTTAAAGGTTCAATTGGAACTATAAAAACGTGTGTAGAAAATAATCCTTGCAAAGACAATCCAAAAACGTCTGCACTTGCAGCATATTCAGCTATTCAATTAATAAAGGATCTTTCAGAACCCGTACGAATTGGAACTTAA
- a CDS encoding PRC-barrel domain-containing protein, with translation MAIKISDLLNKKIYTTDAIYVGKVYDAMVDTDKAAISGIVITDVSSGCLSENIDDPTKKVVLPFNLISAIGNIILIKPPITGRF, from the coding sequence ATGGCAATTAAAATTAGTGACTTGTTGAACAAAAAAATATACACTACAGATGCTATATATGTTGGTAAAGTTTACGACGCCATGGTTGATACTGATAAGGCTGCAATAAGCGGTATTGTTATTACAGATGTTTCAAGCGGATGTTTAAGCGAAAATATCGATGATCCTACGAAAAAAGTAGTATTGCCATTTAATTTAATTTCAGCAATAGGAAATATTATTTTGATAAAGCCTCCAATCACAGGCAGATTTTAA